Proteins from one Ipomoea triloba cultivar NCNSP0323 chromosome 1, ASM357664v1 genomic window:
- the LOC116020420 gene encoding protein ACCUMULATION AND REPLICATION OF CHLOROPLASTS 6, chloroplastic, which produces MDALNLGICSPRLAPPPNARRLHRFSAVSGGASSAPTTFSASKWADRLFADFQFLPSSSTPDPPDYKNTTATLTPPLDIPERNVSLPIDFYRVLGAEPHFLGDGIRRAYEARISKPPQYGYSHEALISRRQILQAACETLADPSSRRDYNQGLANHEFDTILTQVPWDKVPGALCVLQESGDTELVLQIGESLLKERLSKTFKQDVVLTMALAYVDLSRDVMALSPPDFVKGCNFLERALKLLQEGASSLASDLQAQIDETLEEINPRCVLELLALPLGDDYQTRRAEGLQGVRNILWAVGGGGASAISGGFTREDFMNEAFYHMTAAEQVDLFVATPSNIPAESFEVYGVALALVAQAFVGKKPHLIRDADNLFQQLQQTRVTLGSSVSVYTVRENREIDFALERGLCSLLVGEVDECRSWLGLDNENSPYRDPSIVTFVVEHSRDDNENDLLPGLCKLLETWLMEVVFPRFRETQSITFKLGDYYDDPMVLRYLERLEGVGGSPLAAAAAIARIGAEATAVLDSVKASAIQALQKVIPLGDGEASVRRQGNSFYTATESYELSHGDETFPENMVGFAERSPSDDQEQEMITEKIKDAVIKITTAGVAVGLLTLIGLKFLPYRANSSTLRKDDGLPVTADAVSIGPSKVEVSEEVPRMEARFAESLVRKWQNIKSQALGPDHRLEKLSEILDGQMLKVWTDRAAEIAQHGWFWDYTLQNLTIDSVTVSVDGRRAIVEATLEESAQLTDAAHPEHDDSYSTTYTTRYELSCGKSGWRIVEGAVLKS; this is translated from the exons ATGGATGCTTTAAACTTGGGAATCTGCAGTCCGAGGCTTGCGCCACCGCCTAACGCTAGAAGACTCCACCGCTTCTCCGCCGTGAGCGGCGGAGCTAGCAGCGCCCCCACCACCTTCTCCGCCAGCAAATGGGCCGATCGCCTATTCGCAGACTTCCAATTCCTCCCTTCCTCTTCTACTCCCGACCCTCCAGACTACAAAAACACCACCGCTACTCTCACTCCCCCGCTTGACATTCCGGAGCGCAATGTCTCCTTGCCCATAGACTTCTACAGAGTGCTCGGCGCCGAACCTCACTTCCTCGGAGACGGTATAAGAAGAGCCTACGAGGCACGCATTTCCAAGCCGCCGCAATATGGATATAGCCACGAAGCTCTGATTAGCCGACGCCAGATTCTTCAAGCTGCTTGTGAAACCCTCGCGGACCCTAGCTCACGCCGAGATTACAACCAAGGCCTTGCAAATCATGAGTTCGATACCATTCTCACTCAAGTTCCATGGGATAAG GTTCCAGGAGCATTATGCGTGTTGCAAGAATCAGGGGATACTGAACTGGTTCTTCAGATTGGAGAAAGTTTGCTGAAAGAGCGTCTTTCTAAGACATTCAAGCAAGATGTAGTCTTAACAATGGCTCTTGCTTACGTTGACTTATCTAGGGATGTTATGGCACTTTCTCCACCAGATTTTGTTAAAGGATGTAATTTTCTCGAAAGGGCATTGAAGTTACTACAG GAAGGTGCAAGTAGCCTTGCATCAGATCTACAGGCACAAATTGATGAGACGCTGGAAGAGATCAATCCACGTTGTGTCCTAGAGCTTCTTGCTTTACCACTTGGTGATGATTATCAGACAAGAAGGGCAGAAGGACTTCAAGGAGTGCGTAATATCTTGTGGGCTGTTGGAGGAGGAGGTGCAAGTGCCATTTCTGGGGGTTTTACACGAGAAGATTTTATGAATGAAGCTTTCTATCATATGACAGCTGCAGAGCAG GTTGATCTCTTTGTTGCCACTCCAAGTAATATACCTGCTGAAAGTTTTGAAGTCTATGGGGTTGCACTTGCACTTGTTGCTCAAGCTTTTGTTGGGAAAAAACCTCATCTCATCCGAGATGCTGATAACCTATTTCAACAACTTCAGCAAACTAGAGTAACTCTTGGGAGTTCTGTATCGGTCTATACCGTCAGAGAAAATCGTGAAATTGACTTTGCATTAGAGAGGGGCCTTTGCTCACTTCTTGTGGGAGAAGTTGATGAATGTCGCTCATGGTTGGGCTTAGACAATGAGAATTCACCATATAGAGATCCATCCATTGTAACCTTTGTTGTAGAACACTCCAGAGATGACAACGAAAATGATCTGCTTCCTGGACTTTGCAAGTTGTTGGAGACGTGGTTGATGGAAGTGGTATTCCCCAGGTTTAGGGAGACACAATCCATAACATTTAAGCTTGGAGACTATTATGATGACCCAATGGTCTTGAGATATTTAGAGAGGCTAGAGGGAGTTGGTGGTTCACCTTTGGCTGCTGCTGCAGCTATTGCAAGAATTGGGGCTGAAGCTACTGCAGTGCTTGATAGTGTGAAGGCTAGTGCAATTCAGGCATTGCAGAAGGTTATTCCCCTTGGTGATGGGGAAGCTAGTGTTAGACGGCAGGGGAACAGTTTCTATACAGCTACAGAAAGTTACGAGCTGAGTCATGGTGACGAGACTTTTCCAGAAAACATGGTTGGTTTTGCCGAGAGATCACCTTCTGATGATCAGGAGCAAGAAATGATtactgaaaaaataaaagatgctGTTATTAAGATTACAACTGCAGGTGTGGCTGTTGGGTTGCTGACATTAATTGGGTTAAAGTTTTTACCGTATAGAGCTAACTCTTCCACTCTACGTAAAGATGATGGATTACCTGTTACTGCTGATGCTGTCAGCATAG GCCCCTCAAAAGTTGAAGTATCTGAGGAAGTTCCTAGAATGGAAGCCAGGTTTGCTGAAAGCCTCGTTCGCAAGTGGCAGAACATTAAATCTCAGGCTCTGGGACCTGACCATCGTCTTGAAAAGCTGTCAGAG ATCTTGGATGGTCAGATGCTAAAAGTTTGGACAGACCGAGCCGCAGAAATCGCACAGCATGGTTGGTTTTGGGACTATACTCTGCAGAACCTCACCATTGACAGTGTTACTGTCTCAGTTGATGGCCGGCGTGCCATTGTGGAAGCAACTCTTGAAGAATCTGCTCAGCTGACTGATGCAGCTCATCCTGAACACGATGACTCATACAGCACAACATACACAACAAGATATGAGCTTTCCTGTGGAAAATCTGGATGGAGAATTGTAGAAGGAGCTGTCCTCAAGTCATAA
- the LOC116020431 gene encoding V-type proton ATPase 16 kDa proteolipid subunit-like has product MAYTDFSGDETAPFFGFLGAAAALVFSCMGAAYGTAKSGVGVASMGVMRPELVMKSIVPVVMAGVLGIYGLIIAVIISTGINPKTKSYYLFDGYAHLSSGLACGLAGLSAGMAIGIVGDAGVRANAQQPKLFVGMILILIFAEALALYGLIVGIILSSRAGQSRAE; this is encoded by the exons ATGGCTTATACAGACTTCAGCGGCGATGAGACGGCACCCTTCTTTGGCTTCCTGGGCGCTGCTGCTGCCCTCGTCTTCTCCT GTATGGGAGCTGCCTATGGGACCGCAAAGAGTGGGGTAGGTGTGGCGTCGATGGGTGTGATGAGGCCGGAGCTCGTCATGAAGTCGATTGTCCCAGTGGTTATGGCTGGTGTTTTGGGTATTTACGGCCTGATTATTGCCGTGATCATAAGTACCGGTATTAACCCTAAGACCAAATCCTACTACCTCTTTGATGGCTACGCTCACCTTTCCTCTGGTCTTGCTTGTGGCCTCGCTGGCCTTTCTGCTGGCATGGCCATTGGAATTGTTGGTGATGCAGGTGTAAG AGCAAACGCACAACAGCCCAAGCTATTTGTAGGGATGATTCTCATCCTCATTTTTGCCGAAGCTCTGGCTCTCTATGGACTTATTGTTGGAATCATCCTCTCTTCTCGCGCTGGCCAATCTAGAGCAGAGTAG
- the LOC116024362 gene encoding uncharacterized TPR repeat-containing protein At1g05150-like: MSTRGSRSEKVKRIFQQFDVNRDGGLNREEMAALVVAVNPRVKFSDEQINAILDEVFRTYGEFIDGEKGLTFDGLLRTYDDGAGDVDRDFDALGLELKPENDNGISMASEGASSSIADERVMEPHKKQRTAAWAASPNHGIVFDDTWKLVDDLEILIKRLKAKQSKDGKLKNDNSDVYSDPGWSRELGPSSELSDKRVVWDESGHDYAVFVKELGVLRSRADGARSREEAFDGHMALGRVLYDHQLFKEALVSFKRACELQPADVRPHFRAGNCLYVLSRHGEAKEEFLLALDAAEAGGNQWAYLLPQIHVNLGIALEGEGMVISACEHYREAAILCPTHFRALKLLGSALFGVGEYKAAVKALEEAIYMKNDYADAHCDLASALHAMGDDDNAIKEFQRAIDLKPGHIDALYNLGGLYMDMQRYQRASEMYTRVLTVWPNHWRAQLNKAVALLGAGENEDAKKALKEALKMTNRVELHDAIAHLKQLQKRRLKGNGSGNAEEAFVIVEPSKFKTVGEKTTLRPELATALDIRVFQRITRLKRCDVETLKKEMNETDVPVSYSGSGAPEKSIRKASLEEILRKLLGFLKPETFVEAVKAINQKILSVLDDSESGRVDLGMFLALLAPLCGGTPDKRKRIVYDVLLWRPVNEGGTQIRKTDAQRYIKLLRAIYIPSHGASELLEIHGEVDNSLVSFQEFLVMFDDPDWGFGIMNTLLKLEVGDRNRHGSHCCATCRYPIIGSRFKEMKSHISLCSQCYSEGKVPPTCKQDEYKFKEYASESDAVKDKCMWFGMHSKSSSPTATTTTS, from the coding sequence ATGTCGACGAGGGGGAGCAGATCTGAGAAGGTGAAGAGAATATTCCAGCAATTCGATGTGAACAGGGACGGCGGTCTGAATCGGGAGGAAATGGCGGCTTTGGTGGTCGCCGTGAACCCCCGGGTCAAGTTCAGCGACGAGCAAATCAATGCCATTCTCGACGAGGTTTTCAGGACCTACGGCGAGTTCATCGACGGCGAGAAGGGCCTCACATTCGACGGCCTGTTACGCACTTACGATGACGGAGCCGGCGACGTCGACCGTGACTTCGACGCGCTGGGCCTCGAACTCAAGCCGGAAAATGATAACGGAATTTCGATGGCCTCGGAAGGGGCGTCGTCGTCAATTGCCGATGAGCGAGTGATGGAGCCGCACAAGAAACAGAGAACCGCGGCCTGGGCGGCCTCGCCTAACCACGGAATAGTATTCGACGATACTTGGAAACTCGTTGACGACCTCGAAATCCTCATAAAACGCCTCAAAGCTAAGCAGTCCAAGGATGGGAAGCTTAAAAATGACAATTCCGACGTGTACTCCGACCCGGGTTGGTCCCGGGAATTAGGGCCTTCCTCCGAGCTTTCCGATAAACGGGTGGTTTGGGACGAATCGGGGCACGATTACGCCGTTTTTGTCAAAGAATTGGGCGTTTTGAGGTCTAGGGCTGACGGGGCAAGGTCAAGGGAAGAAGCTTTTGATGGCCATATGGCCTTAGGTAGGGTTTTATATGATCACCAATTATTTAAGGAGGCATTGGTTAGCTTTAAGAGAGCCTGTGAATTGCAGCCTGCTGATGTGAGACCTCATTTCAGAGCTGGAAATTGTTTGTATGTTCTCTCGAGGCACGGGGAGGCGAAAGAAGAGTTTCTTCTTGCATTAGACGCGGCAGAAGCCGGTGGGAATCAGTGGGCTTATCTGCTTCCTCAAATTCATGTGAATCTTGGAATTGCTCTTGAAGGTGAGGGTATGGTGATTAGTGCCTGTGAGCATTATAGAGAGGCTGCAATTTTGTGTCCTACTCATTTTAGGGCTCTTAAGCTATTAGGTAGTGCACTTTTCGGTGTGGGTGAGTATAAGGCTGCTGTTAAGGCACTTGAGGAGGCTATTTATATGAAAAATGATTATGCTGATGCCCACTGCGATCTCGCTTCTGCTTTGCATGCCATGGGGGATGATGATAATGCGATTAAGGAGTTTCAGAGAGCTATTGATTTGAAACCTGGCCATATTGATGCTTTGTACAATTTGGGTGGACTTTATATGGATATGCAGAGGTACCAGAGAGCTTCGGAGATGTACACGAGGGTCTTGACTGTTTGGCCGAACCACTGGAGGGCACAGCTGAATAAGGCTGTGGCGTTGTTGGGGGCTGGTGAAAACGAGGATGCTAAGAAGGCTTTGAAGGAAGCGTTGAAGATGACAAACAGAGTGGAATTGCATGATGCTATAGCACACTTGAAACAGCTTCAGAAAAGGCGGTTGAAGGGGAATGGGAGTGGCAATGCAGAGGAAGCCTTTGTCATTGTGGAACCGTCAAAATTCAAGACTGTTGGTGAGAAAACTACGTTACGGCCAGAGTTAGCCACTGCTCTTGATATTAGGGTTTTTCAGAGGATTACTAGACTGAAACGTTGCGATGTTGAAACCTTAAAGAAGGAAATGAATGAAACTGATGTACCAGTCTCCTATTCAGGGAGCGGTGCACCTGAGAAATCGATACGCAAGGCTTCACTAGAGGAAATTCTCCGCAAGTTACTTGGTTTCTTGAAGCCAGAAACTTTTGTAGAGGCTGTCAAAGCCATAAACCAGAAAATCCTCTCTGTTTTAGATGATTCAGAATCAGGAAGAGTGGATTTGGGCATGTTTTTGGCTCTTCTTGCCCCTTTATGTGGAGGAACTCCTGACAAACGAAAACGCATAGTGTATGATGTGCTTCTGTGGAGGCCTGTGAACGAGGGTGGCACACAAATTAGGAAAACTGATGCCCAGAGGTACATCAAGCTGTTGAGAGCCATATACATTCCTTCCCACGGGGCTAGTGAGCTTCTAGAAATTCATGGGGAAGTCGACAACTCACTGGTCTCTTTCCAAGAGTTCCTCGTGATGTTTGATGATCCTGATTGGGGTTTTGGTATTATGAACACCTTATTGAAGCTCGAAGTTGGGGACAGGAATCGTCATGGCAGCCATTGCTGTGCAACTTGCCGCTACCCTATCATTGGATCACGCTTCAAGGAAATGAAATCACACATCAGCTTGTGTAGCCAATGTTACAGCGAAGGAAAAGTACCTCCCACCTGCAAGCAGGACGAGTATAAATTCAAAGAATACGCAAGTGAGTCTGATGCAGTGAAAGATAAATGTATGTGGTTTGGTATGCACTCGAAAAGTTCTTCTCCCACTGCCACAACTACCACCAGCTAG